From the Streptococcus halotolerans genome, the window CACTCGCTCATACGATAGGTCAAGTAACGGGTAAAGGATTTGGAACGGGGAAAAATCTCATGGACCTTGTTTACATCAGTCTTTCCTTGTTTTTATCCTTCGGAACTGGTCAGGGATGGCTTGGCGTTGGTATTGGAACACTGATTGCCAGTGTAGTAACAGGTCGAGTGATAGCTATCTCTTTTCCAACATTTGAAAAACTATATGAGAAACAAGTCGCAAAAACATAGGATAGTATTATTATTTCAAAGGATAGTGATGGTTTCATAGCGATCTTTTCTGTATAATTAAAGTTATTAAGATTAGAATGATTAAGTGAGGTAAGACATGTCAAAAATTATCTTTTTAGATGTAGATGGAACATTGGTAGATTATCACAATAGGGTCCCAGAATCAGCGGTTAAAGCAATCCGCTTAGCACGCGACAATGGACATAAAGTCTATGTCTGCACAGGTCGCAGCCGTGCTGAGATGCAAGATGCCATTTGGGATATTGGTATCGATGGAATGATTGGTGGCAATGGCTCCTACGTAGAAGATAATGAAGAAGTGGTTATGCACCAATTGATTTCAAAAGAGGAAGCCAAACATATCGTTGATTGGCTTCACAGTCGCGGTTTAGAATTTTACCTTGAATCCAACAATGGGCTCTTTGCTTCTGAAAACTTCAAAGAAGCAGCTCGCTTGGTTCTAAGGGAATACAGCCTTCGTAAAGGAAAAACGGAAGAAGAAGTGAAAGATCAAGAGCCTGAAGATGCTTTGCATGGTTTGATTTATGGCGGTGAACTTTACCGTGATGACCTCAACAAGGTCAGCTTCATCTTATCAGACTACCAGGACCATCTTGATTCCATAGAGGAATTTCCAAATCTAGAAGCCCATACTTGGGGGGGGCGTGGTGAAACAGCTCTCTTTGGAGATCTAGGTGTTAAAGATATTGATAAGGCCCATGCTGTGGACGTTCTTTTAAAACACCTTGGTGCTGATCGTAAAGATACCATTGCTTTTGGTGATGCCAAAATTGACATCCCTATGCTAGAATACTGTCAAGTTGGTGTTTCGATGGGAAATGGTGGGCCAGAGATTCTTGCGATGGCTGATATGGTAACAGATGATGTCGAAGAAGACGGTCTCTACAATGCCTTTGAAAAACTAGGACTTCTAGCTTAAGTTAAACAAAAAGCCTAAGCTCTCTTTGAGTCTTAGGCTTTTAATATGCATTTTTTACAATCGCAGGCTGGCTATGGTTCCAGAGAAACCGATCACGAGCAAGATAAGAGATAAGAATTTACCGATAAAAACAGAAGTGAAAATAGGGCTTGCCAAAAGCAAAATGCCTAGCAGTAGAAGTCCCCAACCTGATAAGAAGGTACGCTTGGTAAATCCAGATCGACGAAGCTGATAGCTGGAAATCAGTCTCAAAATACCCACCACTAAAATCCAATAGGCAATGATGGTGATAACTAAGCGACTAAGTGAAAAGGCTGAGCTACCAAGCAGAATGAATCCAAAAATGATGGTTACGATTGCTTGAAGCAGTTGCCAAACAGTTCGTTGAGAGCTATCGCTACGGAAATAAGTAAGCAAGCTTTGAACACCCCAGACAAAAATCATAAGGGCAATTAGCCAGCCGATGGAGGCGATGGCAGATAGGGGCTTATTAAAAAGATAGAAGCCTAATATGAGTGAAAAGAGGCTTGGTATTAATGTCAATAGTTTCATAGAAATCTCCTTTGTGTATCATATTATAGTCAATAAAGGTCAAACTGTCAAAAATCTGCTGCTAGCTTGTTTATCAGTTTCGTTTTTAGAGAGAGTAACCGGTTGCCAAATTACTTTGAAATCGTTAGGATAGTAATAGGAGGATATTTTTATGAAAATGTTACACACTTGTATCCGAGTTCAAGACTTGGAGGCATCTATTGATTTTTACACTAAAGCTTTTCCTTTGGAAGAAGTGCGTCGCAAAGATTTTCCAGATAATCAGTTCACCCTTGTTTTCTTGAAAACACCCGATGACTCCTTTGAAATTGAATTGACCTATAATTATGATCATGGACCTTATGATATCGGTGACGGCTATGGTCATTTGGCTGTTGGCGTAGATGATCTTGAAACAACACATGCCCAGCATAAAGACACCGGTTTTGAAGTCACAGACCTAAAAGGGCTCCCAGGACAGGAGCCACATTACTACTTTATCAAAGATCCAGACGGCTACAAGATCGAAGTCATTCGCCTAGGAAAATAAGAGCAAGATTCTGAGTGTGAGCTCAGAAGCTTGTTAAGTTTTGTACAGCTGTTTTAAGAATAGCAGTCACCTCACTTGGTGTTTCTTTAAAGTCATTTTTAACCCAAACGAATATGATGGTTTTGATTGTCATCACATAGATGGAAAGAAGGTATTTTTCAGAAAAATGATAACCTTCTTTTAGTTTGGCGTTTAGATGGTCTATACTAGAGTGCTTAGGATCGGTCATCTTTGTAATGTAGTTAGTAACAATCTGATCAATATTGGGGTAGTATAGAACTAAAGCTCTGGTGTAGTTGCTATGCTCTTTCAAAAATGTTAACGCGTCAACAACAACCTGATCTGGGTAGGCCAAGTCCTGGTTTAAAATGAGGGTGATGTGATCTATATACGCTGATAGACAAAAATCAATCAAGCTTTCTTTGCTGTCAAAATAATTATAGAAGGTTGTTCGACTAACGCCTGATACGTTTAAAATATCAATGATACGAATATCGGCTGGTGATTTCTCATCCAAGAGCTTGATAAAAGCATCAATAAGATAACGTTGAGATTTTGTTAGGGTTTGATGCGGAGATGTCATAATATTACCTGCCTTTTTCGGTGATCGGTTAAAATATCTAAACTATTATAACACTGAAATCTAAAAAAAGTATTAAATGACTTACTGGAAGATGTTTTTGAGCTATTATTACGGGAAAATGCAAGTAGTCGCATGAGGCTCTGACTATCGTTGTCATAGATCATCAGTTGTAGGATTTCTAAAAGGTAGGCTTAAATAGGGACAGCTTTATGAATGTTTTCTGCCATGTCTGGACTGGGCTCTACAAAATTAGAGCTTACCCATTTGTAGATAAGAATCTTAACTGTTACTATATACACATCAGATGCGAATTTTCAGGAACGCGATGCCCAACCTCTAATTGTTTGCCAAGAACAACGCTATCAGAATGTTTGTATAACAGCGGTGACCTTATTGTCAAAATCAGAGTGATGCTCTTTTCAGATCTGACAGTAGGAACTGTTTTTTCGATATCATCTAACAACTTGGATAAAATAGGTATATTAAACAATTAATTCTTATCTAAAATATATCATTGATAGCAATTATCAGACAGGGCGGTTTTAGAGCAATTAAGCTACTGAAATGATTATAAAAGTGGCACAGCTCGTGTTAGCGGACTGCGCAACATGAGTGTTACTGATGTTAGTCAGCTTTTTTCGTTCTAGAGCGAGGTGTATGCTCAAATGATGTTTCTTTTAGCAGAATTCATAACTATCTCAACATCAACTAACTTTTCTCATTTCTAATTTTTAAATCGATTATCATTGATTTCGGAATAATAACCAAATGATGCTGTGTTTCTTCTTTAATCATTTGGCATTTACGATCATTAAGGACCACTGGTTTGGTAATAAGATTTCAGTCAGTGTGATAGGATTTGCAATAGGTTAAGACCTTACTGAAAAGGACACAAAAGATTCTCGTAACTCATATAAGAGATAGCAATAAACGCTAAGGATAAAAAGGATTTGAGACACTGGTAGGATGTCGAGTCGTTTTGGAACGACTGTTCTAGACATGAAAGTGAGATTTCGACGTTCAGCACACGATGAGCGATTTTAGGTTAGTTTATTGAGAAATGAGTGTTCTGTATCAATGATTAGTGGCTTGTCTGGTGTCAGGTCAGTTTGTCTAAGCTAAAATCCGAAAAATAAGTCAAAATAAGAGGTAAAAACTTGACAGCAAAATTCTGAAAAATTTATACTATGTTAAGTGAACTAAAATTTAGATCTCGAGAGGAAATCATTATGGTATCAGGAAAAGAATACGTTACTAACGTTTTTGAAAAAGTAAAAGAGCAAAACGCTCATGAAGAAGAGTTTCTACAAGCTGTTGAAGAAGTGTTTCAATCACTCGTCCCTGTTTTTGACAAGTATCCCAAATACATCGAAGAAAATCTCCTCGAGCGCTTGGTCGAACCTGAGCGTATTGTTTCTTTCCGCGTGCCTTGGGTTGACGACAAAGGTCAGGTACAGGTTAACCGCGGGTACCGTGTGCAATTCTCATCTGCTATTGGACCGTATAAAGGTGGCCTTCGTTTCCACCCATCGGTTAATCAATCCATCATTAAATTCCTTGGCTTTGAACAAATTTTTAAGAATTCATTGACTGGTCAGCCTATTGGCGGTGGTAAAGGTGGGTCAAACTTCGACCCTAAAGGAAAGTCTGACCTAGAGGTGATGCGCTTTACACAAAGCTTTATGACAGAGTTGCAAAAACATGTCGGACCAGATAGTGATGTTCCAGCTGGGGATATTGGTGTTGGAGCTCGTGAGATTGGCTACATGTTCGGTCAATACAAACGCCTCAAGGGGTATGAAAATGGTGTCTTGACTGGTAAAGGACTGACTTACGGTGGCTCTCTGGCTCGTACTGAAGCAACTGGTTATGGAACAGTTTACTTTGCTGAACAGATGCTTAAAGCCCGTGGAGAAGACTTGAGTGGCAAAACGGCTATTGTTTCAGGCTCAGGGAACGTGGCTATTTATGCTACTGAAAAACTACACGAGCTTGGTGCAAAAGTGATTGCAGTGTCAGACTCATCAGGTTATGTATACCATGGTGATGGTATTGATCTTGACCTTTTGAAAGAACTGAAAGAAGTTAAACGTGCCCGCATCAGTGACTACGTGGAAACATACTCAGACGCTGTCTTCACACCAGCAGATGAAAACTCTATCTGGACCTTGAAAGCTGACCTTGCCTTTCCATGTGCAACTCAAAATGAGCTTGATGAAGAAGATGCTAAAGCCTTAGTTGCCAACGGTGTCAAGGCTGTCGCTGAAGGAGCCAATATGCCATCAACACTTAAAGCTATTAACGTCTTCCATGAAGCAGGTGTCGCCTTTGGACCAGCCAAGGCTGCCAATGCTGGTGGTGTTGCCGTTTCAGCACTTGAAATGTCTCAAAATAGTCAGCGTACTTCTTGGTCATTTGAAGAAGTTGATGAAAAACTCAAAGGGATTATGACAGATATCTACAATCAATCAGCTTCAGCTGCGAAAGAATTTGGTGCTGAAGGCAACCTTGTTGTCGGATCGAACATTGCAGGTTTTCTAAAAGTAGCCGAAGCGATGTCTGCCCAAGGCATTGTATAAGACAGATTAATCCTAGAAGCGGTTGGAAACGTCCAGCCGTTTTTTTAAGGACGACGAGCATGTTGCACAACTGGGGTGAAAGTGCTCTTTGGGCACTCACTACCGATAAATCTGATAGTGACTTCCAAGCTTGACTAGAATGAGGTAGCGGCCTAAATCAGTCTGAGGATAGATTGTTTTAAGGTTGAGGCTAGAAACTAAAACCCTCATCAGGGAAGCTTCTTACAATTGGTGATCAGTACAATCATGAGAGTGGTAACCTCATATAGGCGTTCTAATTTGGAAATTTCTACTGTTATCAGTGTGATGGTTGAAGTTCCCAGAGATGTAAGCATTGTTTTGACGATGACAGAGACTAGGGCAAGGGAAGGCTTGCTAGCCTCATCAAACCGTAGACGATGAGGGAGATGGCTTTGGGTAAAAGCAGCTGTATTGTCCAAGCCTAGCTAAAATCTCCCTTAGATTAAAAGGATATTGCTAACGCTAACCGATGATGATTTTGACAATTACGTGATTAAATTGATGTGCCTATCAAAACTAATCTAAGTTATTTTTAGAAACTCTTACAAGATAATAGCAAATCAATCAAGTAAGGATAGCTAAACTTGCTTAACTTTATGGATTTGACATAGCATGGAAAGCTTGAGATGAAAGGTCTTAAGCTTTTTGGTATAATGCCTAATAGTGAATGCTACTATAAATAGGAGTTATTATGATTAAAACTATCGTCAAAGACATTTTTTTCTTGGGACAAAAGTCACAGAGAGCGAGTAAAGAAGACCTCTATATTGGTCAGGATCTAGAAGACACACTCAACTATCATCGTGAGACCTGTCTTGGCCTAGCGGCCAATATGATTGGCTATCAAAAGCGTGTGATTATCATTAGTCTGGGATTTGTAGAACTGGTTATGTTCAATCCTGAGATTGTCGCCAAAAGTGAGCCTTTTAATACGGAAGAATCTTGCCTTTCTTTAACAGGATCTCGCCCGACTAAACGCTATCGTCAGATAAGCGTGACTTATCGCGACAGCAATTGGATGACAAAAACCATTACGCTCAAAGACTTGCCTGCACAAATCTGTCAGCATGAATTGGACCATCTGGAAGGGATTATCATCTAATCGACAAGTAACCAAACAAATAGCTTGAAGAAATTTAGGCAAAAAGTTACTATTCATTAGTAGTAAAAATCCGGAGGTTATGAATTGCTTAAACGTATTGGTATCATTGTGGGAAGTGTTCGCGAAAAATCCTATTCTAAGTCTCTTGCTAAGGCTATATCAAGCTTCTTTCCTGAAACAATAGAGATGACCATTATCCGCATCGACGATTTGCCTCTTTTTAATCCTGATTTAGATCAAGATGTGGCTCTGAGACCAGACAGTTATGAGCGGTTTAGAAGAGAAGTGAAGGCCCAAGATGCCCTGATTGTGATTAGTCCAGAGTATAATCGTACCATTCCTGCAGCTCTAAAAAATGCTATTGAAGTTGGCTCTCGTCCAATGACTGACATTGCTTTCAATGGTAAGCCAACATTGGTTATCACGCAATCTGCAGGTAGCATGGGAGGCTTCGGGGCCAATCATCATATCAGACAGGCACTTGTTTTTTTGAATGCTATTGCCATGCCTCAACCAGAAGTGTATCTATCAGAAATTCATCACTTGATTGATAAGGAAGGGACTATTTTAAAAGCAGATACAGAGCAATTTTTACGAATGGTTGTTAAGAACTTTCTTGGGTTTGCGACATTATTTTGAAATGAGAAATAGTAAAAACAATAAGAAGCCTGAACCGATCAATCATCGAAGTTATTAAAAGAACAAACAAAAATCACCTTTTTGGGTGATTTTTGTTGCTTTTAAGGAACGATTTGTCTTTTTTATTATGGATTTTACAGAAAAACAGTAAACTTCTCATTTGACATAGTGACCACTTTATTATATTATATGGTGGTAACTTAGTGACGATATCATTCGTAAGACGATATGGTCACTAAAGAGAGGAGAATAATGTGACATTACTCGAAGTCAAAAATCTAACCAAAGTATTTGGTAAAAAACAAAAAGCGGCGCTTGAGATGGTCAAAGAAGGCAAGTCAAAAACTGACATTTTAGAAAAAACAGGCGCTACTGTCGGTGTCTATGATGCTAGTTTCGATATCAAAGAAGGTGAAATCTTTGTTATCATGGGTCTTTCAGGATCTGGTAAATCAACGCTGGTTCGCATGCTTAACCGTTTGATTGAACCATCGTCAGGTAATATTTTACTTGACGGCAAGGACATTTCTAAGATGAACGCAGAAGAACTGCGAAACGTTCGCCGTCACGATATTAACATGGTTTTCCAAAGCTTTGCCTTATTCCCACACAAGACGATCTTGGAAAATACAGAGTTTGGACTAGAGCTTCGTGGTGTTTCCAAAGAGGAAAGAACACAAGCAGCTGAAAAAGCTCTTGATAATGCAGGTCTCTTAGCCTTTAAAGACCAATATCCTAACCAATTATCAGGTGGTATGCAGCAGCGTGTTGGTCTAGCGCGTGCCTTGGCTAATAAGCCTAAAATCCTTTTGATGGACGAGGCTTTTTCAGCCCTTGACCCATTGATTCGTCGTGAAATGCAAGATGAACTCTTGGATTTGCAAGATGCTAGCAAGCAGACGATTATTTTCATCAGTCACGACTTGAATGAGGCGCTTCGCATTGGTGACCGTATTGCCCTTATGAAAGATGGTCAAATTATGCAAATCGGTACAGGTGAGGAAATTCTTACCAACCCAGCCAATGATTTTGTCCGTGAATTCGTTGAAGATGTTGATAGATCAAAAGTCTTAACAGCACAAAATATCATGATTAAACCAATCACAACAACACTAGAATTAGATGGTCCCCAAGTAGCACTGATGCGTATGCATACTGAGGAAGTATCTATGCTAATGGCAACCAATCGTCGTCGAGAGTTGATTGGAGCCGTGACTGCTGATGCAGCGCTGGAAGCTCGTAAAAAGGGCTTGCCACTGTCAGAAGTTGTTGATCGTGAAGTTCTAACGGTTTCTAAAGATACTGTTATCACGGACATTATGCCTCTTATCTATGATTCATCTGCACCGATTGCCGTGACCGATGACAATAACAAACTGATTGGAGTTGTTATTCGAGGACGTGTGATCGAAGCCTTGGCAAATGTCCAAGACGATGCAGAAGAAACAGTTGAGAAATAAAGAAAGAGGTAGTCTAGTTTGGATATTTTACAAAAACAATTACCAGTTGCTCAGCTGGTAGAAGCATTTACTGAGTGGATTACAAAGACCTTCTCAGGGCTCTTTGATTTGCTACAAAGTATTGGTAGTACTCTTATGGATTTTGTTACCAATACCTTACTATTTATTAACCCGCTATTATTTATCGTTTTAGCGACAGTGGCTGTTTTCTTCTTGGCTAAGAAGAAATGGCAAATTCCAACTCTAACTTTCCTTGGGTTCTTGTTTATCTATAATCAAGGACTCTGGGAAGAATTGCTCAATACCTTTACCCTGGTACTTGTGGCAAGTCTTATTTCGATAGTTATTGGTGTTCCATTAGGGATATGGATGGCTAAAAGCAATACTGTTAAGAACATTGTTAACCCAATTCTTGACTTTATGCAGACCATGCCGGCCTTCGTTTATTTGATTCCAGCCGTAGCCTTCTTTGGTATTGGTATGGTACCTGGTGTTTTCGCCTCCGTTATTTTCGCCTTACCGCCAACGGTTCGTTTTACTAACTTGGCTATTCGCGAAATTTCAACTGAATTGATCGAAGCATCAGATTCATTTGGGTCAACACCATCACAAAAACTCTTTAAGGTAGAGTTGCCACTGGCTAAAAATACCATTATGGCAGGTGTTAACCAAACCATGATGCTTGCACTTTCTATGGTGGTAACAGGTTCGATGATCGGGGCTCCTGGTCTTGGACGTGAAGTATTGTCCGCCCTACAAAAAGCTGATGTTGGTAACGGTTTTGTGTCAGGGATTTCCTTGGTAATCCTGGCTATCATCCTTGACCGTGTGACACAAGCTTTTAATGCAAAGTCAGAGGGTGGTAAGTCAAAATCAGCTGTCAATAAATGGGTAGGTATCGCAGCCTTAGTGGTCTTCTTTGGGGCAGCACTAGGACGTGTATTTGTTAATATGAACTCTGATAAATCTGGTAAAGGCGAAACCGTTCGTATTTCTTACGTACAGTGGGATTCAGAAGTAGCCTCAACCAATGTTATTGCAACAGTCTTAGAAGACCAAGGCTACAAAGTTGATATGACACCGCTTGATAATGCGGTTAACTGGCAAACCATTGCTAACTCAGATGCAGACTTTTCAACCAGTGCTTGGTTACCAGTTACACACGGTAATCAGTATAAAAAATATAAAGATAAACTGGATGATTTAGGACCTAACCTAAAAGGAACTAAATTAGGCTTGGTTGTTCCAGCTTATATGGAGGCTAACAGCATTGAAGAATTATCTGATCAGGCTGGTAAGAGAATTACCGGTATTGAACCTGGTGCAGGTATCATGAATGCTGCTGAAAATGCTCAAAAAGATTACAGTAACCTTTCTAGCTGGGAGTTAACATCTGCGTCAACGGGTGCTATGACATCTTCATTGGAAAAAGCGATTAAGTCTAAGGATGAGATCGTCATTACTGGATGGTCACCACACTGGATGTTTTCAAAATATGATTTGAAATATCTGGAAGATCCTAAAGGTTCATTTGGTGCTGAAGAAAACATCAACACCATTGCACGTAAAGGATTGAAAAAAGATATGCCTGATGTCTACAAAATTGTTGACAATTTTAACTGGACAACAGAAGATATGGAAGCAGTTATGCTTGACATGAATGACGGCATGTCTCCAGAAAAAGCAGCTCGTAAATGGGTTGATGCTAATCAAGATAAAGTTAAAAAATGGTTACCATAAGCCTTAAAGAATCCTAAAGAAGTCGATGAATCGGCTTCTTTTTTCGTTTTTTAAAAGTGTAAAATGGTATAATAAAAAGCATATCATCCTGAATCATAGGAGTGATTCTCCGAGTGATGTGATGTCATGATGTTGAATCGTTCATTGGATTCAAACCTTGTAGCTAGTGGAAAAGTTATTGACCCATACGACTACTTAACGGTCAAAAACCGTTGGCGCAACGGATCTGTTTTAAACCATTGGACAGAACTTATGTCCAAAAGGTGTTAACGTATAAGAACCGTTTCATCTAAATGGAGTCGCTATGATAAGACTTACCCAGTACCCCTAGTATTACTATTGAAGAAGAGTGAGAAAACATGTCTATTTATGGTCCATATGCCCAATACCTTCCCTTTATCCTTGATGATTTAGAACAGCGCATTCTAACAGCTAATCAGACGATCAAGGCAGCGACTGGTTTTAAATTATATGAACATCTTCATTCGCGAATTAAGACAGTGGAATCCATGCAGGAAAAGTTGGTTAGAAAAGGTTATGCCCAAACCCCGCAGTCTGCCTTGAAAAAAGTTCGAGATAGTATTGGTTTTCGAATCGTCTGTGCTTTTGTCGATGATATTTATCAGACGATCGAAGTGTTACGTGAGATGGATGATATTACTATCGTCGCAGAAAAAGATTATATTCAAAATGCAAAGCCAAATGGTTATCGATCCTATCATCTTATTCTTGAGATGGCAACCTCTTACCCTGATTGTGAAGGAAATGAGCAGGGACGCTATTATATTGAAATTCAACTAAGAACCATTGCCATGGATTCTTGGGCGAGCCTGGAGCATCAAATGAAGTACAAACGGACGGTCAAGCATCAGGAGATGATTACAAGAGAACTAAAGCGTTGTGCTGATGAGTTGGCTTCTTGTGATTTGACCATGCAGACCATTCGGGATTTGATTCAGATGGATAATCAACATAAGGAGTCGTCACTATGAAAATCTTATTAGCAGAAGATGAGCTACAAATGTCGCGTGTTTTGAGCGTTGCCCTTTCACGTGAAGGGTATGATTTAGACGTTGTTCATGATGGACAAGCAGCTGTTGAGATGGCTGCTCAAAATGCTTACGATGTGATGGTATTAGATATCATGATGCCAATAAAAACAGGTATTGATGCCCTCAAAGAAATCCGAGCTACTGGCGATGAGAGTCATGTCATTATGCTAACAGCTATGGCAGAAGTTGATGACCGCGTGACCGGCCTTGACTCGGGGGCAGATGATTATTTGACCAAGCCTTTTTCCTTGAAGGAATTGCTGGCTCGTTTACGCTCAATGGAGCGTCGTCTTGAGAAGATGTCGCCAAATATCATCGCAGTGGGTTCAGTAAAGCTCAATCTAGGAGAGCAAGAACTCTCTGCCGGAAATAGCATCCGATTATCGGGAAAAGAAGCTAAGATGATGGCTTATTTTATGCGACATCAAGGCAAAGAGCTAGCAGCAGATGACATTTTTACCCATATTTGGACCAAGGAGGAAAGAGACGAAGTTGACCCAAGCTACGTTTTTGTTTATGTTTCTTATTTGAGGCAGAAATTACAAGCAATAAAGGCGGATATAACAATATCAGATGCTGATGATGGGCAGTTTGTTTTGGAGCAAGTGGAAGGAGACCGTGATGTTTAAACGCTTGCGTATTCGTTTTATCCTCGTTGCCTCCTTAGCTATTTCCATATTGATGGCAACCATTCTTGGTATCACGACTTCTATCCGCTATTTTCAAACACAAGGTGAAATTTCGTCAGTCTTAG encodes:
- a CDS encoding ABC transporter permease/substrate binding protein; the encoded protein is MDILQKQLPVAQLVEAFTEWITKTFSGLFDLLQSIGSTLMDFVTNTLLFINPLLFIVLATVAVFFLAKKKWQIPTLTFLGFLFIYNQGLWEELLNTFTLVLVASLISIVIGVPLGIWMAKSNTVKNIVNPILDFMQTMPAFVYLIPAVAFFGIGMVPGVFASVIFALPPTVRFTNLAIREISTELIEASDSFGSTPSQKLFKVELPLAKNTIMAGVNQTMMLALSMVVTGSMIGAPGLGREVLSALQKADVGNGFVSGISLVILAIILDRVTQAFNAKSEGGKSKSAVNKWVGIAALVVFFGAALGRVFVNMNSDKSGKGETVRISYVQWDSEVASTNVIATVLEDQGYKVDMTPLDNAVNWQTIANSDADFSTSAWLPVTHGNQYKKYKDKLDDLGPNLKGTKLGLVVPAYMEANSIEELSDQAGKRITGIEPGAGIMNAAENAQKDYSNLSSWELTSASTGAMTSSLEKAIKSKDEIVITGWSPHWMFSKYDLKYLEDPKGSFGAEENINTIARKGLKKDMPDVYKIVDNFNWTTEDMEAVMLDMNDGMSPEKAARKWVDANQDKVKKWLP
- a CDS encoding quaternary amine ABC transporter ATP-binding protein, with product MTLLEVKNLTKVFGKKQKAALEMVKEGKSKTDILEKTGATVGVYDASFDIKEGEIFVIMGLSGSGKSTLVRMLNRLIEPSSGNILLDGKDISKMNAEELRNVRRHDINMVFQSFALFPHKTILENTEFGLELRGVSKEERTQAAEKALDNAGLLAFKDQYPNQLSGGMQQRVGLARALANKPKILLMDEAFSALDPLIRREMQDELLDLQDASKQTIIFISHDLNEALRIGDRIALMKDGQIMQIGTGEEILTNPANDFVREFVEDVDRSKVLTAQNIMIKPITTTLELDGPQVALMRMHTEEVSMLMATNRRRELIGAVTADAALEARKKGLPLSEVVDREVLTVSKDTVITDIMPLIYDSSAPIAVTDDNNKLIGVVIRGRVIEALANVQDDAEETVEK
- a CDS encoding TetR/AcrR family transcriptional regulator, giving the protein MTSPHQTLTKSQRYLIDAFIKLLDEKSPADIRIIDILNVSGVSRTTFYNYFDSKESLIDFCLSAYIDHITLILNQDLAYPDQVVVDALTFLKEHSNYTRALVLYYPNIDQIVTNYITKMTDPKHSSIDHLNAKLKEGYHFSEKYLLSIYVMTIKTIIFVWVKNDFKETPSEVTAILKTAVQNLTSF
- a CDS encoding peptide deformylase; this translates as MIKTIVKDIFFLGQKSQRASKEDLYIGQDLEDTLNYHRETCLGLAANMIGYQKRVIIISLGFVELVMFNPEIVAKSEPFNTEESCLSLTGSRPTKRYRQISVTYRDSNWMTKTITLKDLPAQICQHELDHLEGIII
- the gdhA gene encoding NADP-specific glutamate dehydrogenase, encoding MVSGKEYVTNVFEKVKEQNAHEEEFLQAVEEVFQSLVPVFDKYPKYIEENLLERLVEPERIVSFRVPWVDDKGQVQVNRGYRVQFSSAIGPYKGGLRFHPSVNQSIIKFLGFEQIFKNSLTGQPIGGGKGGSNFDPKGKSDLEVMRFTQSFMTELQKHVGPDSDVPAGDIGVGAREIGYMFGQYKRLKGYENGVLTGKGLTYGGSLARTEATGYGTVYFAEQMLKARGEDLSGKTAIVSGSGNVAIYATEKLHELGAKVIAVSDSSGYVYHGDGIDLDLLKELKEVKRARISDYVETYSDAVFTPADENSIWTLKADLAFPCATQNELDEEDAKALVANGVKAVAEGANMPSTLKAINVFHEAGVAFGPAKAANAGGVAVSALEMSQNSQRTSWSFEEVDEKLKGIMTDIYNQSASAAKEFGAEGNLVVGSNIAGFLKVAEAMSAQGIV
- a CDS encoding DUF308 domain-containing protein; translated protein: MKLLTLIPSLFSLILGFYLFNKPLSAIASIGWLIALMIFVWGVQSLLTYFRSDSSQRTVWQLLQAIVTIIFGFILLGSSAFSLSRLVITIIAYWILVVGILRLISSYQLRRSGFTKRTFLSGWGLLLLGILLLASPIFTSVFIGKFLSLILLVIGFSGTIASLRL
- a CDS encoding GTP pyrophosphokinase codes for the protein MSIYGPYAQYLPFILDDLEQRILTANQTIKAATGFKLYEHLHSRIKTVESMQEKLVRKGYAQTPQSALKKVRDSIGFRIVCAFVDDIYQTIEVLREMDDITIVAEKDYIQNAKPNGYRSYHLILEMATSYPDCEGNEQGRYYIEIQLRTIAMDSWASLEHQMKYKRTVKHQEMITRELKRCADELASCDLTMQTIRDLIQMDNQHKESSL
- a CDS encoding Cof-type HAD-IIB family hydrolase, which produces MSKIIFLDVDGTLVDYHNRVPESAVKAIRLARDNGHKVYVCTGRSRAEMQDAIWDIGIDGMIGGNGSYVEDNEEVVMHQLISKEEAKHIVDWLHSRGLEFYLESNNGLFASENFKEAARLVLREYSLRKGKTEEEVKDQEPEDALHGLIYGGELYRDDLNKVSFILSDYQDHLDSIEEFPNLEAHTWGGRGETALFGDLGVKDIDKAHAVDVLLKHLGADRKDTIAFGDAKIDIPMLEYCQVGVSMGNGGPEILAMADMVTDDVEEDGLYNAFEKLGLLA
- a CDS encoding NADPH-dependent FMN reductase, which produces MLKRIGIIVGSVREKSYSKSLAKAISSFFPETIEMTIIRIDDLPLFNPDLDQDVALRPDSYERFRREVKAQDALIVISPEYNRTIPAALKNAIEVGSRPMTDIAFNGKPTLVITQSAGSMGGFGANHHIRQALVFLNAIAMPQPEVYLSEIHHLIDKEGTILKADTEQFLRMVVKNFLGFATLF
- a CDS encoding VOC family protein gives rise to the protein MKMLHTCIRVQDLEASIDFYTKAFPLEEVRRKDFPDNQFTLVFLKTPDDSFEIELTYNYDHGPYDIGDGYGHLAVGVDDLETTHAQHKDTGFEVTDLKGLPGQEPHYYFIKDPDGYKIEVIRLGK
- a CDS encoding response regulator transcription factor — its product is MKILLAEDELQMSRVLSVALSREGYDLDVVHDGQAAVEMAAQNAYDVMVLDIMMPIKTGIDALKEIRATGDESHVIMLTAMAEVDDRVTGLDSGADDYLTKPFSLKELLARLRSMERRLEKMSPNIIAVGSVKLNLGEQELSAGNSIRLSGKEAKMMAYFMRHQGKELAADDIFTHIWTKEERDEVDPSYVFVYVSYLRQKLQAIKADITISDADDGQFVLEQVEGDRDV